In Pseudophryne corroboree isolate aPseCor3 chromosome 7, aPseCor3.hap2, whole genome shotgun sequence, a single window of DNA contains:
- the LOC134943637 gene encoding uncharacterized protein LOC134943637 has protein sequence MNYSSGRPRTVIEKSSTTRRPVTPITSDDDDAAEAGPSKEVWSSRSGTSERHHHKKPVAEKKARSYVPTQTQQATPPRRLSSVCSVPPLQILDTPPRRHPHSPHLDSSSPGNSIPPQQQQHRDMEETNILEMQPLMQGMSPPAPVSTPPQQSTPPPQHSPTTPGTQGPDQVFWTIWARQQATNEDCLRKQTQMFASLPSHLRRISRNLSRQNEQTTRIGNTMELMRTDITQVMGNLQRIMEEQHRQQQSYMSIFQNNQKINESLFRIVDNQIAATRELNSTLTNLNETLRCMHQQQTSSSSGTTTPNITPVSSPPRRSTRA, from the exons tgatagaaaaaagcagtactactcgtcggccagtaactcctatcacatctgatgatgatgacgctgcggaagcag gtccatcaaaagaagtttggagcagcagaagtggcacttctgaaagacatcaccacaaaaaacctgtggccgaaaagaaagcaaggtcgtatgtcccgacccaaacacagcaggctaccccgccacgaagattatcgtccgtatgttctgtccccccactccaaattttggacacacctccaagacgtcatccacactcccctcatcttgatt cttctagtcctgggaacagcatccctccgcaacaacagcaacacagagacatggaggagacaaacatcttagaaatgcagccattaatgcaaggaatgagccccccagcacctgtgagtacaccaccacagcaaagcacaccaccaccacaacacagcccaacaacaccaggaacacaaggccctgatcaggtgttttggaccatttgggctagacagcaggccactaatgaagattgcctgcgtaagcagacacaaatgtttgcaagcctaccatctcacctcagaagaatatcaagaaatctgagtagacaaaatgaacaaacaaccagaataggcaataccatggaactcatgcgtacagacattacacaggtcatgggcaacttacagcgcataatggaagaacagcacagacaacagcaaagttatatgagcatttttcaaaacaatcaaaagattaatgaaagtttattccgaatagtagacaatcaaattgctgctacacgtgaactcaattccaccctcactaacctgaatgaaacactcagatgcatgcaccaacagcaaacaagcagcagttctggtacgactactccaaatatcacgccagtctcatcaccaccaagacgctccaccagagcatga